One Vibrio sp. CDRSL-10 TSBA genomic region harbors:
- a CDS encoding valine--pyruvate transaminase, which yields MQFSTFGEKFNRYSGITQLMDDLNDGLRTPGAIMLGGGNPAAIPEMLDYFKLASQEMLEDGSLIAAMTNYDGPQGKDVFIKALAKLLHDTYGWDISEKNISLTNGSQSGFFYLFNLLAGKQPDGSHKKILLPLAPEYIGYGDAGIDEDIFVSYHPEIELLDNGLFKYHVDFEQLKVDESVAAICASRPTNPTGNVLTDEEVHKLDQLARANNIPLIIDNAYGLPFPNIIFEDVEPFWNDNTILCMSLSKLGLPGVRCGIIIASEEVTKALANMNGIISLAPGSIGPALAHRMIEKGDLLRVSQDVIKPFYRQKSQRAVELLQQAMPDPRFRIHKPEGAIFLWLWFDELPITTMELYRRLKARGVLIVPGEYFFIGQKEDWDHAHQCLRMNYVQSDDAMQQGIAIIAEEVAKAYQQG from the coding sequence ATGCAGTTTTCAACTTTTGGCGAAAAATTTAACCGGTACTCCGGTATTACCCAGTTAATGGACGATTTAAACGATGGTCTGCGCACGCCAGGCGCGATCATGCTTGGTGGCGGTAACCCGGCTGCCATCCCGGAAATGCTCGATTACTTCAAACTCGCCAGCCAGGAAATGCTCGAAGACGGCTCGCTGATCGCCGCCATGACCAACTATGACGGTCCGCAGGGCAAAGACGTCTTCATTAAGGCGCTGGCCAAACTGCTGCATGACACTTACGGCTGGGACATCAGCGAGAAAAACATCAGTCTGACCAACGGCAGTCAGAGCGGCTTTTTCTATCTGTTCAACCTGCTGGCCGGCAAACAACCCGATGGCAGCCATAAGAAGATTCTGCTGCCGCTGGCACCAGAATACATCGGTTATGGCGATGCGGGGATCGATGAAGACATCTTCGTGTCCTACCATCCGGAAATAGAACTGCTTGATAACGGCCTGTTCAAATATCACGTCGACTTTGAGCAACTGAAGGTGGATGAGTCGGTCGCCGCTATCTGTGCCTCGCGCCCGACCAACCCGACCGGCAATGTCCTGACCGATGAAGAAGTGCATAAACTGGATCAGCTGGCACGCGCCAACAACATCCCGCTGATTATCGATAATGCTTACGGCCTGCCGTTCCCGAATATCATTTTTGAAGATGTGGAACCGTTCTGGAACGACAACACCATTCTGTGCATGAGCCTGTCGAAACTCGGCCTGCCGGGGGTTCGCTGCGGGATTATTATTGCCAGCGAGGAAGTGACTAAAGCCCTGGCCAACATGAATGGCATCATCAGCCTGGCACCAGGCAGTATCGGCCCGGCCCTGGCGCACCGCATGATAGAAAAAGGCGATTTGCTGCGCGTCAGCCAGGATGTGATTAAGCCGTTCTACCGCCAGAAATCACAACGTGCGGTTGAACTGTTGCAACAGGCCATGCCGGATCCGCGTTTCCGTATTCATAAACCAGAAGGCGCGATTTTCCTGTGGCTGTGGTTTGATGAACTGCCGATCACCACTATGGAGCTGTACCGCCGTCTGAAAGCGCGCGGGGTATTGATTGTTCCGGGTGAGTATTTCTTTATCGGCCAGAAAGAAGACTGGGATCATGCGCATCAGTGCCTGCGTATGAACTACGTGCAAAGTGATGACGCGATGCAGCAAGGCATTGCAATCATCGCTGAAGAAGTCGCTAAAGCGTATCAGCAAGGCTGA